DNA sequence from the Candidatus Zixiibacteriota bacterium genome:
GTGCATGAGTGTTTATCACCATTGAGCTTAGCACAGCGAAGATCGGCGTAATCAAGCACCGTATTGGTTAAGTCGGCATTTGACAGATTGGCATTCACAAAAGTAGCTCCAGCCAAATCGGCTTCCATGAGATCGGCGTCCGAAAGATTAGCACCGGTCAGATCGGCTTCAAACAGAAAGGATTCGCACAGACATGTCCCGGTGAAGATAGCCTGCTGTAGTTTTCGCCCACTTAGGTTCCTACAACTGAGGTCTGTATGGCTGAAGTCTGCTGGACCATCTGTGTCGCACCCATTACTCAACCACTTTTCGTGCAGGTCGAGCATCTCTTCCAATTCATCGGGGTCTACGGTGCGGAGCTTGGGTCCCTTCTTGGGTTTCTCTTTCGCCATTAATCCTGTCTCCCTATCTGATCTCGGGCGGTGTTGGACTCATGTGGATGCAAGACAGTCTTGCATCGTTGATCGCCAGCAGACCCAAATATGTTCTCTCTCGAAAAACAATTCGCCGTGGGAAGGCCTCGCACAAGATCAGTCAGAACACAGATGACAGGTACAGGGTTTGCAACCAATGATGTTTCAATATGACCCTGCGCGATCCCAGCGAATAACTCCCTGGTTCATTCGATGCGACAATGATAGCGAAAATACTCCGCTTTTGCAAGGACTTTTGTTCATCAAATTGTATGCCAATAACATCGTGCGACGTTTGAAGGTAACGTAGAGTGCAGATCGAAACCGCCGGTGCGCTGAACGGCGTGTGTGCATTCTACAATCTCATTGACATTCTAACAACGCGCGTTACATTGTCGGCCATGCAAGATCGTGCGACCCTGCCGGAGAGTGTACTCAATTGAAAAACAGTGTGCAAACAACCGACGGCGCCCCTACCCTCGGCTATGTGTTCGCGTTGACGTCGGCGGTGGGGGCGGGGTTGGCGACAGTAATCGGGAAGTGGAACCTGGAAGCTATTCCGGTGCTGCTGATGAATGGTTGTATCTTCACCACTGCCACCGTCGCGCTGTCGGTCGGATGGTTGCCGTTCGCAGGCTTTAAGAAAGCGTTCGTGCTCACTCGACAGGGATGGTTCTGGGTGGCCATGTTCACAGTTACGTCGTTATTGGCGGTATGGGCGCATTGGGCCGGGGTGCAACGGATGGATCCAACCCTGGCCGCCTTCGTTAATCGCGCCGAAGTGCCAATCGTAATCGTACTGGGCGTCATTTTTCTCAAAGAACGGTTCAGCCGCTGGGAAACGCTGGGGCTTTTGCTTTCGATTGTCGGTATTGTCGTCATGAATCTCACCCTGCGCATTGAATACACTACAGGTTTCTGGTTGGCGCTGTTGGGAGCGTTACTGTTTGGCATGACCGAATTCGTGTCGAAGATAGCTGTCCGTCATGTGCCGCCGGTCACGTTGGCCTACCTGCGCAATCTGTTTATGGCGCCTATCTACTGGCTGATGTTCGCAGCCACTGGCGCCAGTCTGGAGGGACTCGACCGGGTGTGGCCCGGTGTGTTGGCGTTGGGGTTGGTGGGACCGATCCTGGGGCGCATGATGTACGTGTTGGCCTTGCGCCGCATGGAGCTTTCCAAAGTGGCCGTGATCAGCCAGAGCCAACCGGTCTATGTGGTACTGATCGCACTGTTCGTACTGGGACAGCTACCCTCGGTGCGCGAAACAGTTGGCGGCATTTTTCTTGTCGCCGGGTGTATCCTCATGGTGTTCGCGTGCTCACGTCGCACCAGGAACCATTCCTGATCATGCCCTTCGCGGGGGGATGATTATCCAGGCTAAGATATAGGCGACCAATCCGCCACCGGCCGCCAGCGCGGCAGCGACCACGATTAGTCGAATGATCGTCGGATCGATCTCGAAGTATTCACCCAGACCGCCACATACGCCTGCGATCATGCGGCTTTCATTTGAACGATAAAGTCTCTTGTCCATACATTATCTCCAACAAAGTTACTATCGATCTCTTTTCCTGTTCTGCATCTACGAGCAAAACTGTCAAATGAAACGAATATTCACATAACAACCTAAGACTCTACCCTGCTGTCGCCCAGTTCGGCATCCGGGTCAGATTGATCTCGAAAACAACCGGACCTAACAAATAGACCAGCAATGTGATAAGCACGACCCCTATCAAGTTCATTATTATACCGATGCGAACCATATCGCTCATTTTTACTTCGCCACTTCCGAAAACTATGGCGTTGGGCGGCGTGGCGACGGGTAGCATGAAAGCGCACGACGCCGACAACGTCGCCGGTATCATCAGAAGCAGTGGGTTGGTTTTGATGGCCACGGCCAGTGAACCCAACAACGGCAAGACCATCTCGGTGGTGGCAGTGTTGGAAGTCAGCTCGGTCAGAAAAGTGAGGGTGGCGCAAGTTGAGGCCACCAGGTAAAACGGCGACACGCTATCGAGCGATGTCATCTGGGCGGCTACCCAAACCGACAGGCCGGATGCTTTGAAACCCCCGGCCAGGGCGAAACCACCACCGAAAAGAAGCACTATACCCCAGTGCAGTTTTTTTGCTGTTTCCCAGTTCATCAAGCGCTGACCGCGCGTGGTCCGTGCCGGAATGACAAACATGAGCAGCGCAATCACTATGGCAATCGTTCCATCGTCGATGTATCCCGGCTCCGGCAAGATGGCCGACCATCCGGGTATGGTGAGTCCGCCGATGTCAATGCTCTTTCTGAACAACCAAAGGAGGGTCATCAGTACGAACAGAGCCATCACGATTTTTTCTTCGAAGGACATGGAGCCTAACCGTTTCAGCTCTTGTTTGAACAAGCCGGCATCGGTCGCTCCAACCTCGCTGCGCTTTATGAAGAACGATGTAATCAACAACCATGCGATCAGCAAAAACACCAGGCTGCACGGGAGACCGAACATAAACCATCCGGCGAACGATATCTCCGGAGCGTTGGGGAAATATATATTGAAGATTCGGGTGAATGACAGATTGGGTGGCGTACCGATGAGTGTTGCAATACCACCGATCGAGGCGGCGTAGGCAATGCTGATCAGCAGTCCGGTCGAGAAGCGGTTCATACCGACGCCTTCCGTGGACTCCTTGAGTTTGATGATAACGGCCAGCGCGATCGGTACCATCATCATAGTTGTAGCGGTGTTGGAAATCCACATCGACAGAAACGCGGTTGCAACCATAAAGCCCAGCACGATCCTGCGCGGTCCGGCGCCGATCAGGAGCAGTATCCTGAGCGCGATACGTCGATGCAGGTTCCAGCGCTGCATAGCCAGGGCCATGATGAAGCCACCGATGAAAAGAAAGATTACATGATTGAAGTAGGCACCGGCTACCTCCCGGCCTTTCATGACACCCAACAGTGGAAAGAGCGCCACCGGTAACAGGGCTGTAGCCGGGATGGGGATAGCCTCGGTGATCCACCAGCCGGCCATCAAAACAGCCACTGCGGCCATGCGAGTCACGTTCGGGTTGGCTGGGTCCAGATCGCACAGTGTCCAGACTGCCGCAGCCAACATCGGCACGCCGATTAGTCCGAATCTTTGTTTGAAGTTGCCGCTCATATCGGGAGGTTTATCCTCATCCTGTTATGCATCCTGCTGAGCTCTATCCAGAAAGTAGCTATTGCCGCGTGAGTCGTCAATTCTTAATAGCAGCTGTAATTGTCCGGAGCACAAGGCTCCTGACCTACTGATGATTGCACGGTAGCTGTCGGGCGGGGTCGCCCAACAGCACACGAAACTGTCAGGAGCACAAGGCTCCTGACCTACTGATGACTGCACGGTAGCTGTCGGGCGGGGTCGCCCAACAGCACATGAAACTGTCAGGAGCACAAGGCTCCTGACCTACTGATGACTGCATGGTAGCTGTCGGGCGGGGTCGCCCAACAGCACATGAACCGGCCCCTCGACTGCGCTCATGCTTCGATTCCGCTCAGCATGAGGTTGTCGAAACCACAGGGGTTTCGATCTACCAAATTCACTGTCGGGTAGGGTCGCACAGCGGCACGTCAGCCGTTATGATAGCCCACAAGAAAGCCACCCCCGCTTGACTGCGGGGGTGGCGTTATAATTGCGGTTTTTTCTGTAGTGACTACTCGCAGATCGGCGGTGGTCCGTCGTTGAACATGAAGTCAACCAGATAGACGAGGTCACCGATGATGATGCCCGGTTCGCCGTCGATATTGGCCGCGGCCAAATCCGGTGGCGGCGGACCGTCATTGAACATGTAATCAACGAGATGGACCAGGTCGGCGATGTCGGGACCGGCATCGTCGCCGTTCACGTCACCGCACAAAGCGCCTCCACCGACATTCAGCGTTACCGAGATACCATGGCTGGGGCTGTCGGGATCGTTGGATGAGACAAAGACCGAGCCGGAGTACTCGCCGTCTTCAAGTTCAGCGGCATCGAGATGGATGTCCACCGTAGCGTTGGAGAAAGGATCAATCGATCCCCCCACCGGCGTGGCATACAACCAATGATCGGCGCTGAACTGAATGGCCATATTGGAGTGCATGTAGGCTGCATTGTAGACAACCTGAAGGGCGTCGTCGCCAACCGAGTTTTGAATACCGATGGTGGAACCCTCAAGAGTCAACACACCCGGGTCCATGCCGCCGTACTGTAACTGGATAGACCCATCGGGGTACAAGTGCGCCTGGAAACTGAGATCGCCCGCGCCGGTACTGCTGTAGTAGAATTTGACATTGTTGAAACTGACTATGAAACGACCGTTAGCAGCATCAAGGTAATAGTAGACGTTGCCGCCTTTGCGCGGGTCGAGATCATCCCACCACATGGCAATAAGGCTGGTGGCGATAGTGTCGAACGGCAACGGTTTGTTGAGACGGGCGCTGGAACCGGCATCAAAGCTGATGAACCCGTTGGAGCTAATATAGACTTCGGTGTAAACGGAGTCATAGAGCGGGAACCCAAGCCCCATCGGTATTGCCGCCGTGGTTGCATCATCGCCCAGCGTAACCTCGGTGCCGACACCCGAGATATCTACCCAACCCACAGCCGGCCCACCCGGTTCATCGGAATCGGTCCAGGTGTGTCCGTATGTGTCGGGGCCACCGAAGGCTTTGGTCATGGGTGCGTAGAACGGTTCGGTAAGTTCGGACTTGTCGCTATCGGCCGGCCTTTGTCCTTGCGGTTGGAGCTCGGGTGTTACCGATGCAACCAAACCACCGCGGCCACTCTTGGCCATCTGACAGCCTATCTGGTAATCCAGCCGACCGGGACCGTTGTTGTTGATCACCAGCGGATAGATCATTGCCGAACCGGCGTCGACCGATTCATCGATAGATGTCTCGCTAATCTGAACATCGGGCGCGTAGACATGCACAAAAACAGGAACCGAGCCGGTGGAATCGGTGTGTTCGTTGGACGCCCAATCCAGCGTGCCGATATTGTCACCGCAGGGAATCCCGCTGGTGTGCACGGTCACATCCAGATCGGCGCTGTCGCCCGGCAGAATAACCAGTTGCTGGTTGGAGAACTCAAGCCAGCTACAGGTCGATGTGAACCACATGCGCAGCGTTCCGTCGCCGATATTGCGCACCCGTACAATGTGCTGACTTTCTTCGCCCGGTTGCAGACTGTCGGAAACATTCTCGGTGGGAATCTCGCAAAGCGGTACGCCGATACGGCCGTAGCCGCGCAGTTCGATATCGTCGATGTTCCAACCCGAGGCCTGCACCGAACCATCGGTTCCACCGAGGCCGAATCTGATCTGGAAGTTCGGGTTGCTGTCGGCAATGGCCGAAAGATCGTACTCCTCAGGTATCCAGGATGTCTCTTGCATGGTCTCGCTGTTCTCGTACAAGCGGACCCAGCTATCGCCATCGAACACCTCCAGGTAGGCGTGATCGTAGCTGCTGCTCTCCACACCCAGCCAGTGGTGGTAATTCATCAGAACCCCAAACATACTGCCGCAATCAATCAGCGGCGAATAGACCCACTGGGTGCCGCTGATGCCTGAGTTGTACTCCCCTGACAGGTCATTGCCCAAAACGGCGTTGTCCGATGTTGGCGTCACATCCTCAGATGGATCTCCGCCGCTACCGGTCGGCGATCCCATCTCCCATTCGGCCGAACCACCCATACCGGTCCAGCCCTGGTCGTAGGAAAAGTCGTCGACGAAGAAAACGACGCGGTCACCAATGGTGATATTGAACACGATCGTGGCCGACAGGTTGAGGCCGGTTATGTCAAGGGTCATCGGCACACCGTAACCTAGGGGGCAGGCCGAATCAGCCGACAGCATGAAGGCATCGGTGTTGTTACTGGCCATGCCGTTGATCGAATCTACGTCACCGAAGTAGCCGAAGTCATCATCGACACTCATATATTGGTCGGTCTCGCTCAAATAGCCTGATACATTGAAGGCCTGACCGGAACCCGAATTGCCCAGCGTGACGACCAACTCAGCCGATTCGCCGGGATCAAGAATGCCGTTGTTGTCGCCACCTGCGCCGTCGTCGATGTACATCGACAGGTAACCCAGCGCCGGCGCGTGGGCGGTAACTGTAAAACTGCCGAACCAGGCATCACGGTTGCTCCCGGTGACTTCCAGATCAAACTGGATGCGCTCGCCATCGGGGATATCGGCCATGGCATCGAAGGCTATGGCACCGCTAACGTATCCGGTGCCGTTGTCGGCCAGGATAGTGCCAAAGCTTTCGGTGTCGTCGGTAAGGGTAACATACAGATTGGATGTCGTAACAGTGGCTACGACGTCAATAGCATCATCGGGCCCGACGTTCTTCAACTGCAAGCCCATCAGAATGCTCTCGCCATTGTCAACCAGGCCGTTACCATTGCCGCCTGAAGCGTCATCGATATCGTAGCTGTCGAAGATGACATACGGTCCGGAAGGTGTGATCACCTGCATGGCGCCCGTGTAGGGAACCTTGTTCTGACCCGTTATCACAATTGTAGCCTCGCCGGGCGCGGCAAATCCAGCCAGCGGGATATCGACCGAGCCGGATGCGTCTACATAGCCCTGACCGACCAACTCGCCACCGAAGGTGATGCCGATATACGAACCGGGATCGGCCTGCACGGTGGTCGATGTGAGGGTCATCAAAATGGCGTCGTCGTGTACGATGGTGTTGGCGGTGGGAATACCCATGTACGAGGTCACCGAGGGGTCACCCATCAGATGGTATGCTTCCCAGTAGTACAGTTCGCGGCTACTACCGGACTCGGTAATAGCCAAACCACCGGCGAAGTTGATGGCATGATTGGTTATGTAATGCTCTGCAACGGTCTCGCCGTGATCGTGGAAGATACCGTCGTACACGCCGGGACCGGTGGCATCATACTGAGGACCACTACCGACGACCGCGCCATAGCCGACGCCCCACCAGTAATCTTCATCCCAGTAAGTGTTGTTGGTGGCGCCGATATACCCGATGCCACCGCCGTCTGCTTTCTGTAAGAAGGCCTCGCCGAAGCAAGGTGTTGATTCATCAAAGGTGTTCGGCAGGCAGCAATTGCCGATGCCCAACAAGTACATGTGGTTGTTGGTCAGGCCGGCAACGTCGGACACATTGAAGGGCGGATCGGCATGGCCCGAGTGGCTGCAATGGGCGGTGTAGTTGTACAGACCGACACCATCGCTGACTGTTTGAATAATGGCCGCGCCCGCACCGGATTGATCCGAGGCCGGGTAGAGCCAGACGTTGGGCGAGATACCATGCGCGGCGTTGAAGTATAGATTGGTGCCATAGTTGATCTGGCCGTTGCCGTGCGTCGCAGCGAAAGTACCGTCAACGCCGGACACCAACGTCACCTCTTCGAGATAACTGGGGTCAGGCATGAGGTACTGCTCATATTCAAGGGTCTTGTCGATCTGTGGCTGTAGCAGACCGGTGTTCTGCGCCGAGAAACGTCCGTAGTACATTTCAGGGAAAAGGTCGCCGGTGGTTTCACAAAAGTACAAATCTGTCACGTGCGAACCACCGTTGCCGGAGAACGGATCCATCTGCTGGGCATCACCGACCAGCAACACAAACGAAGGCGCCGGGTCTTCCGGCGTGCCGGAGTTGTAAACATCTTCAATGTGAGCCGCGATCACTGTGTTGTTGCTACCGATGATATCGGTGTAGTCGACCTGAACGGTGAAACCCTTCTTGGTCTTCCACTCGATGAACGGCACCAGTTGCGCTTCGAACATACGATCCGAGATAATCAGCATCTTCACCGGGTAGGTTACCAGATCGGGGTGATTCAAGTCGTACATACCCTGGTCGTAG
Encoded proteins:
- a CDS encoding C25 family cysteine peptidase yields the protein MKRLLTQLCLIVGVLLALSIPAVADQVVQLSAEQNGVTLMHQDNNGLTLKLEIGQVNFGDVQTKEGLFSMMAVPGLTRSHRIGEPSLPMAIKLLAIPQGCQVEARIVSSEVQEIDLADLDISTLLMPVQPSLSKSDDPMSVAFEFDRALYQQPGFYSMPTLETETSGTLRGLRLGKVLLSPVEYSPTENKVRIYSEMTIEVDFQNADWQATREHYVKSYSPFFEPVYERIINYDQGMYDLNHPDLVTYPVKMLIISDRMFEAQLVPFIEWKTKKGFTVQVDYTDIIGSNNTVIAAHIEDVYNSGTPEDPAPSFVLLVGDAQQMDPFSGNGGSHVTDLYFCETTGDLFPEMYYGRFSAQNTGLLQPQIDKTLEYEQYLMPDPSYLEEVTLVSGVDGTFAATHGNGQINYGTNLYFNAAHGISPNVWLYPASDQSGAGAAIIQTVSDGVGLYNYTAHCSHSGHADPPFNVSDVAGLTNNHMYLLGIGNCCLPNTFDESTPCFGEAFLQKADGGGIGYIGATNNTYWDEDYWWGVGYGAVVGSGPQYDATGPGVYDGIFHDHGETVAEHYITNHAINFAGGLAITESGSSRELYYWEAYHLMGDPSVTSYMGIPTANTIVHDDAILMTLTSTTVQADPGSYIGITFGGELVGQGYVDASGSVDIPLAGFAAPGEATIVITGQNKVPYTGAMQVITPSGPYVIFDSYDIDDASGGNGNGLVDNGESILMGLQLKNVGPDDAIDVVATVTTSNLYVTLTDDTESFGTILADNGTGYVSGAIAFDAMADIPDGERIQFDLEVTGSNRDAWFGSFTVTAHAPALGYLSMYIDDGAGGDNNGILDPGESAELVVTLGNSGSGQAFNVSGYLSETDQYMSVDDDFGYFGDVDSINGMASNNTDAFMLSADSACPLGYGVPMTLDITGLNLSATIVFNITIGDRVVFFVDDFSYDQGWTGMGGSAEWEMGSPTGSGGDPSEDVTPTSDNAVLGNDLSGEYNSGISGTQWVYSPLIDCGSMFGVLMNYHHWLGVESSSYDHAYLEVFDGDSWVRLYENSETMQETSWIPEEYDLSAIADSNPNFQIRFGLGGTDGSVQASGWNIDDIELRGYGRIGVPLCEIPTENVSDSLQPGEESQHIVRVRNIGDGTLRMWFTSTCSWLEFSNQQLVILPGDSADLDVTVHTSGIPCGDNIGTLDWASNEHTDSTGSVPVFVHVYAPDVQISETSIDESVDAGSAMIYPLVINNNGPGRLDYQIGCQMAKSGRGGLVASVTPELQPQGQRPADSDKSELTEPFYAPMTKAFGGPDTYGHTWTDSDEPGGPAVGWVDISGVGTEVTLGDDATTAAIPMGLGFPLYDSVYTEVYISSNGFISFDAGSSARLNKPLPFDTIATSLIAMWWDDLDPRKGGNVYYYLDAANGRFIVSFNNVKFYYSSTGAGDLSFQAHLYPDGSIQLQYGGMDPGVLTLEGSTIGIQNSVGDDALQVVYNAAYMHSNMAIQFSADHWLYATPVGGSIDPFSNATVDIHLDAAELEDGEYSGSVFVSSNDPDSPSHGISVTLNVGGGALCGDVNGDDAGPDIADLVHLVDYMFNDGPPPPDLAAANIDGEPGIIIGDLVYLVDFMFNDGPPPICE
- a CDS encoding DMT family transporter — protein: MKNSVQTTDGAPTLGYVFALTSAVGAGLATVIGKWNLEAIPVLLMNGCIFTTATVALSVGWLPFAGFKKAFVLTRQGWFWVAMFTVTSLLAVWAHWAGVQRMDPTLAAFVNRAEVPIVIVLGVIFLKERFSRWETLGLLLSIVGIVVMNLTLRIEYTTGFWLALLGALLFGMTEFVSKIAVRHVPPVTLAYLRNLFMAPIYWLMFAATGASLEGLDRVWPGVLALGLVGPILGRMMYVLALRRMELSKVAVISQSQPVYVVLIALFVLGQLPSVRETVGGIFLVAGCILMVFACSRRTRNHS
- a CDS encoding SLC13 family permease, with the protein product MSGNFKQRFGLIGVPMLAAAVWTLCDLDPANPNVTRMAAVAVLMAGWWITEAIPIPATALLPVALFPLLGVMKGREVAGAYFNHVIFLFIGGFIMALAMQRWNLHRRIALRILLLIGAGPRRIVLGFMVATAFLSMWISNTATTMMMVPIALAVIIKLKESTEGVGMNRFSTGLLISIAYAASIGGIATLIGTPPNLSFTRIFNIYFPNAPEISFAGWFMFGLPCSLVFLLIAWLLITSFFIKRSEVGATDAGLFKQELKRLGSMSFEEKIVMALFVLMTLLWLFRKSIDIGGLTIPGWSAILPEPGYIDDGTIAIVIALLMFVIPARTTRGQRLMNWETAKKLHWGIVLLFGGGFALAGGFKASGLSVWVAAQMTSLDSVSPFYLVASTCATLTFLTELTSNTATTEMVLPLLGSLAVAIKTNPLLLMIPATLSASCAFMLPVATPPNAIVFGSGEVKMSDMVRIGIIMNLIGVVLITLLVYLLGPVVFEINLTRMPNWATAG
- a CDS encoding PspC domain-containing protein; the encoded protein is MDKRLYRSNESRMIAGVCGGLGEYFEIDPTIIRLIVVAAALAAGGGLVAYILAWIIIPPRRA